The region AGCTTGCTCCAACAACCGTTGGTGCAGGGCGGAGTGGTGTTGTCTACTTGCAACCGCACCGAGCTTTATCTCAGCGTGGAGCAACAGGAACATCTTCACGAACAGCTGGTCGCCTGGCTGTGTGAATACCATCACCTGCGTCCGGAAGAAGTGAGCAAAAGCCTGTACTGGCACCACGGCAACGACGCCGTCAGCCACCTGATGCGCGTGGCCAGCGGGCTGGATTCGCTGGTGCTGGGCGAACCGCAAATCCTCGGGCAGGTGAAAAAAGCCTTCGCCGAGTCGCAACGCGGCCAGTCGCTCTCCGGCGAGCTTGAACGCCTGTTCCAAAAATCCTTCTCCGTCGCCAAACGCGTGCGCACCGAAACTGAAATCGGCGCCAGCGCAGTCTCCGTGGCCTTTGCCGCCTGTACGCTGGCGCGCCAAATCTTCGAGTCGTTGGCCGATTTGAACGTGCTGCTGGTTGGTGCCGGTGAAACCATTGAACTGGTGGCGCGTCACCTGCGCGAGCATAAAGTGCGGCATATGATTATTGCCAACCGAACCCGCGAGCGCGCCCAGTTGCTGGCAGACGAAGTCGGCGCAGAAGTGATCACGTTGCCGGAAATCGACGAACGTCTGGCGGATGCCGACATCATCATCAGTTCTACCGCCAGCCCGCTGCCGATCATCGGTAAAGGGATGGTGGAGCGGGCGCTGAAAGCGCGTCGCAACCAGCCGATGCTGCTGGTGGATATCGCCGTGCCGCGCGATATCGAGCCGGAAGTGGGTAAGCTGGCGAATGCCTATTTGTACAGCGTGGACGATCTGCACGCCATCATTCAAAACAACCTGGCGCAGCGCAAAGCCGCGGCAGTGCAGGCGGAATCGATCGTTCAGCAGGAAAGCACCAACTTTATGGCCTGGTTGCGCTCGCAGGGCGCAGTGGAAACCATCCGTGACTACCGCTCGCAGGCCGACCAGATTCGTGCCGAAATGGAAGCCAAAGCGCTGGCCGCTATCGCGCAAGGCGTTGATGCGGAACAGGTTATTCACGAACTGGCCCACCGGCTGACCAACCGCCTTATTCATGCCCCTACCAAATCCCTCCAGCAGGCCGCCGGCGATGGCGACGTGGAGCGGTTGCAGTTATTACGCGACAGCCTCGGGCTGGATCAGCATTAGTTTTCTCTTTTAACAGGGTTTAATACCACGCATGAAGCCTTCTATTGTTGCCAAACTGGAAGCGTTACAAGAGCGCCATGAAGAAGTGCAGGCGCTGCTCGGCGATGCCGGCGTCATTGCCGAGCAGGATCGGTTCCGCGCCCTGTCGCGCGAATATTCGCAACTGACCGACGTCAGCCGTTGTTTCCTGGAATGGCGCCAGGTGCAAGAGGATCTGGCTACCGCAGAAATGATGCTGGACGATCCGGAAATGCGCGAGATGGCGCAGGAAGAGATGAAGCAGGCCAAGGCGGCGACGGAAGAACTTGAACAGCAACTGCAACTGTTGCTGCTGCCGAAAGACCCGGATGACGAACGCGGTATCTTCCTGGAAGTGCGCGCCGGCACCGGCGGCGACGAAGCGGCGATCTTCGCCGGCGATCTGTTCCGCATGTACAGCCGCTATGCCGAAACGCGCCGCTGGCGCGTCGAGATCATGAGCGCCAACGAAGGCGAGCACGGCGGTTATAAAGAAGTGATTGCCAAGGTCTCCGGCGACGGCGTCTACGGCCAACTGAAATTTGAATCCGGCGGCCACCGCGTGCAGCGCGTACCTGAAACCGAGTCGCAGGGGCGTATCCATACCTCCGCCTGCACCGTGGCGGTGATGCCGGAAGTGCCGGAGGCCGAATTGCCTGAGATCAATGCGGGCGATTTAAAAATCGATACCTTCCGCTCCTCCGGCGCCGGCGGTCAGCACGTCAACACCACCGACTCGGCGATCCGCATCACCCACTTGCCGACCGGCATTGTGGTGGAGTGCCAGGACGAGCGTTCGCAGCACAAGAACAAAGCCAAGGCGATGTCGGTGCTGGGCGCGCGCATCCGCGCCGCGGAAATGGCCAAACGCCAGCAGGAAGAGGCGTCAACCCGCCGCAACCTGTTGGGCAGCGGCGATCGTTCCGACCGTAACCGCACCTACAACTTCCCGCAGGGAAGGGTGACCGATCACCGCATCAACCTGACGATTTACCGTCTGGATGAGGTGATGGAAGGCAAGCTGGACATGCTGATTCAGCCGATAGTGCAGGAATATCAGGCCGATCAGCTCGCAGCGCTGTCCGCAGAGCTTGAATAATGGATTATCAATCCTGGCTGAAGGCGGCAAGTGCGCGGCTGACGCAGAGCGAAAGCGCCCGACGTGATGCCGAGATCCTGCTGGGCTTCGTGACCGGCAGGGCCAGGACCTTCCTGATGGCGTTTGGCGAAACCGTTTTGACGCCGCAGGAACAAGAACAATTGGAAAGGCTGCTGGCGCGCCGCGAACGTGGCGAACCTGTGGCTTATTTGATCGGCGAGCGCGAGTTTTGGTCGCTGCCGCTGTCGGTATCCCCCGCAACCCTGATCCCGCGTCCGGACACCGAATGCCTGGTGGAACTGGCGCTGGAGCGCTTGCCGCCTTCTCCCTGCACTATCCTCGATCTGGGTACCGGCACCGGTGCCATCGCGTTGGCGTTGGCCAGCGAACGCCCGGATTGCGCGGTGACCGGCGTCGATTTGCAGCCGGAAGCGGTGGCGCTGGCGCAGCATAACGCGCAGAAGCTGGCGATCGGTAACGCACAGTTCTTGCAGGGCAGCTGGTTCGAACCGCTGGCCGGCCAAACCTTCGCCCTGATCGCCAGCAATCCGCCTTATATCGACGCCGCAGACCCGCATCTGGCGCAGGGCGACGTTCGTTTTGAACCGAGCAGCGCGCTGGTGGCGCAACGGCACGGGCTGGCGGATTTGGCCGCCATCGTGCAGCAGGCGCCGCATTATCTGCAGCCACAGGGTTGGCTGTTGCTTGAACATGGCTGGCAGCAGGGGGAAAGCGTACGCGCGCTGCTGCAGGCCGCAGGTTTTATTTCGGTCGCTACCCGCCGTGATTACGGCGATAACGATCGCGTGACGTTTGGCCAATGGCCGCAGTAACTGAAAACCAACGATAACTAAGCACACAGCGAATAAAAAGGAAGCGATATGGCAGTCTACACGGCGTTAAAACATCTGCATTTGTTGACGGTCGCCCTCAGTATTGCCTTGTTTGTGATGCGTTTCTTCTGGAAATGGCGCGACTCGGCCATGTTGAACAAGCGTTGGGTGAAGATAACGCCGCACGTTAATGATACGGTGTTGTTCGCCAGCGGCATTGCACTGGTGGTGATGTTCAAGTTCTATCCGCTGCTGGGCATGGACTCGTGGCTGACCGAGAAGCTGTTTGGCGTTATTATCTATATCCTGCTTGGCTACGTCGCATTGGGCAAGAAGACCAAAAGCCAGAACCTGCGCACCTTGGCGTTTGTGCTGGCGCTGGGCTGTCTGTACCTGATAATTAAACTTGCCACGACGAAATTACCCTTTCTGATGGGATACTTATGAGTAGCATTGCTGATTTTGAATTTAACACCTCGCTGCTGAGCGAGGGCGTAATCCTGGTATCGCAGTCGGTACGGCGTGATTTCCCCGTCGCCGACGTCGAACGCAAGCTGCAACAGCTGGTCGACGATGCGCGTGCGGCCATGCCGCAGGATCTCAACCAGGAACAGCAACTGGACGCACTCATTGAGCTGTTCTTCAAAACCTGGGGTTTTGGCGGCGCCGGCGGCGTGTATCGGCTGTCCGACGCCATCTGGCTCGACAAGGTGCTGGAGGGGCGTCAGGGTACACCGGTCTCGCTCGGCACCATTTTCCTGCATATCGCCCATCATCTCGATTTACCGCTGTTGCCGGTTATTTTCCCCACCCAACTGATCCTGCGCGCAGACTGGCTGGATGACGAAATGTGGCTGATCAACCCGCTGAACGGCGAAACGCTGAACGAACATCAGCTGGAAGTGTGGATCAAGGGCAACCTGGGCCTGGGTGCCGAGCTGGAAGACGACGATCTCGATGAATCCGAAAACATCATGGTGGTGCGTAAAATGCTGGATACGCTGAAAGCCGCCCTGATGGAAGAAAAGCAGATGGAAATGGCCCTGCGCGCCAGCGAAACGGTGCTGTGCTTCGATCCGGAAGATCCTTACGAGATCCGCGACCGCGGGCTGATTTACGCCCAGTTGGAATGTAACCACGTCGCTATTTCCGATCTCAACTATTTTGTCGAACAGTGTCCTGAAGATCCCATCAGCGAAGTGATCAAAGTACAGATCCACTCGATTGAACCTAAACAGGTTACGCTGCATTAATTCATTAAAAATACCCTGTGAGTTTCAAGCTGCGGCTTGGAAGGCGACGGGTATAACATCAACAAAGGCGAAAGCATGAAACAGAAAGTAGTTAGCATTGGCGACATCAACGTAGCGAACGATCTGCCGTTTGTGCTGTTTGGCGGTATGAACGTGCTGGAATCGCGCGATCTGGCGATGAGCATCTGCGAGCACTACGTCACCGTGACGCAAAAACTGGGCATTCCTTACGTTTTCAAAGCCTCTTTTGATAAAGCCAACCGTTCTTCCATTCACTCGTACCGTGGTCCGGGTCTGGAAGAGGGGATGAGAATCTTCGAAGAAATCAAAAAAACCTTCGGCGTGAAAATCATCACCGACGTGCACGAAGCGTCGCAGGCGCAGCCGGTGTCCGAAGTGGTTGACGTTATCCAACTGCCGGCCTTCCTGGCGCGTCAGACCGATCTGGTTGAAGCGATGGCGAAAACCGGTGCGGTAATCAACGTCAAGAAGCCACAGTTCGTCAGCCCGGGCCAAATGGGCAACATCGTCGACAAGTTCAAGGAAGGCGGCAACGATCAGGTGATCTTGTGCGATCGCGGCAGTAACTTTGGCTACGATAACCTGGTGGTCGACATGCTCGGCATCAACGTGATGAAGAACGTGACCGGCGGCCATCCGGTGATCTTCGACGTTACCCACGCCCTGCAGACCCGTGACCCGTTCGGCGCCGCTTCCGGCGGTCGTCGCGCGCAGGTTGCCGAGCTGGCGCGCGCCGGTATGGCGGTGGGCCTGGCAGGTTTGTTCATCGAAGCGCACCCGGAGCCGAACAGTGCCAAGTGCGACGGCCCATCCGCGCTGCCGCTGGACAAGCTGGAGCCGTTCCTGGTGCAGATGAAAGCCATCGACGATCTGGTGAAGAGCTTCCCGGAGCTGGACACCAGCAACTAAGCGTTATCGCCGCGATAAAAAAGCCCGATGCGTCGGGCTTTTTTTTAGTTTTCCAGCGCCGCCAGCGCTTCCGGCAGCGTCGAGTAGAAATGCAGTTTTCCCTCTATCGGTTGTATCCGCGCCCGCGCCAGCGTTTTCAACGGCTGGAACGGAATATCGGTGATCGCCAACTGCTTGCCTGCGGGCAGGGCCTCAATAAAACGCTGCAGGGCGGTTAAGCCCCCTGCGTCCAGCACCGGCACCGCGTCCCATTGCAGCACGATCACGTCATAATTTTCACTGCGTGCCAGCAATTCATTAAAGATGCGTTCAGCGGCGGCGAAGAACAGCGGGCCGTTCACTCTCAATACCAGGCGGCCGTTTTCGGCGCTCAATTCGCTCAGCCGGGTCATGCGTGCAATACGCCGCATAAACAGCAACGAAGCCAGCACTATGCCCACGGTAATGGCGATCACCATATCGAACAGCACCGTCAACGACATGCACAGCAACATCACCAGAATGTCGTCCTTCGGCGCCCGGCGCAGCAGATAAATTACCTTGTGCGCTTCGCTCATGTTCCAGGCCACCATCAACAACAGCGCCGCCATCGCCGACAGCGGTAGCCAGGACAGCCACGGCGCCAGTACCAGCAACGCCAGCAGCACCAGCAACGCATGGATAATCGCCGATACCGGCGAGGTGGCGCCGGCGCGCACGTTGGCCGCCGAACGGGCGATGGCGGCGGTGGCGGTAATGCCGCCAAAAAACGGCGCAATGAGGTTACCCGCGCCCTGGCCGATAAGTTCGGTGTTGGAGTTGTGTTTTTTTCCGGTCATGCCGTCCAGCACCACCGCACACAGCAGCGATTCAATCGCGCCCAGCATCGCCATGGAAAACGCCGCCGGCAGCA is a window of Serratia plymuthica DNA encoding:
- the hemA gene encoding glutamyl-tRNA reductase, with amino-acid sequence MTLLALGINHKTAPVSLRERVTFSPESIDQALTSLLQQPLVQGGVVLSTCNRTELYLSVEQQEHLHEQLVAWLCEYHHLRPEEVSKSLYWHHGNDAVSHLMRVASGLDSLVLGEPQILGQVKKAFAESQRGQSLSGELERLFQKSFSVAKRVRTETEIGASAVSVAFAACTLARQIFESLADLNVLLVGAGETIELVARHLREHKVRHMIIANRTRERAQLLADEVGAEVITLPEIDERLADADIIISSTASPLPIIGKGMVERALKARRNQPMLLVDIAVPRDIEPEVGKLANAYLYSVDDLHAIIQNNLAQRKAAAVQAESIVQQESTNFMAWLRSQGAVETIRDYRSQADQIRAEMEAKALAAIAQGVDAEQVIHELAHRLTNRLIHAPTKSLQQAAGDGDVERLQLLRDSLGLDQH
- the prfA gene encoding peptide chain release factor 1, which produces MKPSIVAKLEALQERHEEVQALLGDAGVIAEQDRFRALSREYSQLTDVSRCFLEWRQVQEDLATAEMMLDDPEMREMAQEEMKQAKAATEELEQQLQLLLLPKDPDDERGIFLEVRAGTGGDEAAIFAGDLFRMYSRYAETRRWRVEIMSANEGEHGGYKEVIAKVSGDGVYGQLKFESGGHRVQRVPETESQGRIHTSACTVAVMPEVPEAELPEINAGDLKIDTFRSSGAGGQHVNTTDSAIRITHLPTGIVVECQDERSQHKNKAKAMSVLGARIRAAEMAKRQQEEASTRRNLLGSGDRSDRNRTYNFPQGRVTDHRINLTIYRLDEVMEGKLDMLIQPIVQEYQADQLAALSAELE
- the prmC gene encoding peptide chain release factor N(5)-glutamine methyltransferase yields the protein MDYQSWLKAASARLTQSESARRDAEILLGFVTGRARTFLMAFGETVLTPQEQEQLERLLARRERGEPVAYLIGEREFWSLPLSVSPATLIPRPDTECLVELALERLPPSPCTILDLGTGTGAIALALASERPDCAVTGVDLQPEAVALAQHNAQKLAIGNAQFLQGSWFEPLAGQTFALIASNPPYIDAADPHLAQGDVRFEPSSALVAQRHGLADLAAIVQQAPHYLQPQGWLLLEHGWQQGESVRALLQAAGFISVATRRDYGDNDRVTFGQWPQ
- a CDS encoding SirB2 family protein translates to MAVYTALKHLHLLTVALSIALFVMRFFWKWRDSAMLNKRWVKITPHVNDTVLFASGIALVVMFKFYPLLGMDSWLTEKLFGVIIYILLGYVALGKKTKSQNLRTLAFVLALGCLYLIIKLATTKLPFLMGYL
- the sirB1 gene encoding invasion regulator SirB1, whose translation is MSSIADFEFNTSLLSEGVILVSQSVRRDFPVADVERKLQQLVDDARAAMPQDLNQEQQLDALIELFFKTWGFGGAGGVYRLSDAIWLDKVLEGRQGTPVSLGTIFLHIAHHLDLPLLPVIFPTQLILRADWLDDEMWLINPLNGETLNEHQLEVWIKGNLGLGAELEDDDLDESENIMVVRKMLDTLKAALMEEKQMEMALRASETVLCFDPEDPYEIRDRGLIYAQLECNHVAISDLNYFVEQCPEDPISEVIKVQIHSIEPKQVTLH
- the kdsA gene encoding 3-deoxy-8-phosphooctulonate synthase translates to MKQKVVSIGDINVANDLPFVLFGGMNVLESRDLAMSICEHYVTVTQKLGIPYVFKASFDKANRSSIHSYRGPGLEEGMRIFEEIKKTFGVKIITDVHEASQAQPVSEVVDVIQLPAFLARQTDLVEAMAKTGAVINVKKPQFVSPGQMGNIVDKFKEGGNDQVILCDRGSNFGYDNLVVDMLGINVMKNVTGGHPVIFDVTHALQTRDPFGAASGGRRAQVAELARAGMAVGLAGLFIEAHPEPNSAKCDGPSALPLDKLEPFLVQMKAIDDLVKSFPELDTSN
- the dauA gene encoding C4-dicarboxylic acid transporter DauA, translating into MKTHEITGIRPFSALIDACWREPYSLQRLLKDAIAGVTVGIIAIPLAMALAIASGVPPQYGLYTSAVAGIAIAISGGSRYSVSGPTAAFVVILYPVSQQFGLSGLLIATLLSGVFLVIMGLARFGRLIEYIPLSVTLGFTSGIAITIATLQVKDFFGLQLAAMPENYVGKVYALLQALPTLDIGDTLIGAVTLLILVFWPKLGLRVPGHLPALLAGMAVMGILALFDHQVATIGSRFSYLLADGSRGHGIPPILPQLMLPWDLPAAGGKPMPLSWQTLSALLPAAFSMAMLGAIESLLCAVVLDGMTGKKHNSNTELIGQGAGNLIAPFFGGITATAAIARSAANVRAGATSPVSAIIHALLVLLALLVLAPWLSWLPLSAMAALLLMVAWNMSEAHKVIYLLRRAPKDDILVMLLCMSLTVLFDMVIAITVGIVLASLLFMRRIARMTRLSELSAENGRLVLRVNGPLFFAAAERIFNELLARSENYDVIVLQWDAVPVLDAGGLTALQRFIEALPAGKQLAITDIPFQPLKTLARARIQPIEGKLHFYSTLPEALAALEN